In Clostridium sp. DL-VIII, the following proteins share a genomic window:
- a CDS encoding AAA family ATPase encodes MVLDIISKENKKYEYGSIISIKSYSKNASWKNIINKCIRNYNNTIFYGPPGTGKTYNIDNEVLKIIDTATYIEFKNDRNNIHDKIATLQADNQVRICTFHQSYGYEEFIEGLRPDDEGNYKLEDGLLKQITVDAIFEGLLYEFKAELLEKANNKINDVSHEEKKKLVLKHINDSSKFDFFCGEQYVLVIDEINRGNISKIFGELITLLEEDKRLGNENEMRLKLPYSKEDFTLPPNLHIIGTMNSSDKSIAPIDIALRRRFKFIEIMPNAELLGIIDGIDLKEMLKKINARIEYLHDRDHTIGHAYFINNKNLEDIKETLTNKIIPLLQEYFYEDYDRIGLVLGGIGNSEIDKFIVYKESMNPNDLFKDTSEYDFNTINKYHVKSDITEADIKSIYE; translated from the coding sequence ATAGTTTTAGATATAATATCTAAAGAAAATAAGAAATATGAATATGGTTCAATCATTAGTATTAAAAGTTATTCTAAGAATGCTTCTTGGAAAAATATAATAAATAAATGTATTAGAAACTATAATAATACGATATTCTATGGCCCACCAGGAACAGGTAAAACATATAATATTGATAATGAAGTATTAAAAATTATAGATACAGCTACATATATAGAATTTAAGAATGATAGAAATAATATACATGATAAAATAGCAACTTTGCAAGCTGATAATCAAGTTAGAATTTGCACATTTCATCAATCATATGGGTATGAAGAATTTATAGAGGGATTAAGACCGGATGATGAAGGAAATTATAAATTAGAAGATGGTTTATTAAAACAAATAACTGTAGATGCAATATTTGAGGGATTACTTTATGAGTTTAAAGCAGAGTTGTTAGAAAAAGCAAATAATAAGATTAATGATGTATCTCATGAAGAGAAAAAGAAACTTGTATTAAAGCACATAAATGATAGTTCTAAGTTTGATTTCTTTTGTGGTGAACAATATGTATTGGTTATAGATGAAATTAATAGAGGTAACATATCAAAAATATTTGGTGAGTTGATAACTTTATTAGAAGAAGATAAGAGGTTAGGAAACGAAAATGAAATGAGATTAAAGTTACCATATTCTAAAGAAGATTTCACTTTACCACCTAATCTACATATAATTGGAACAATGAATTCATCTGATAAATCTATAGCACCGATTGATATTGCACTAAGAAGAAGATTTAAGTTTATTGAGATTATGCCAAATGCAGAATTATTGGGTATAATTGATGGAATAGACTTAAAAGAAATGCTCAAAAAGATTAATGCTAGAATAGAATACTTACATGACAGGGATCATACAATTGGACATGCATATTTTATTAATAATAAAAATTTAGAGGATATAAAAGAAACGCTAACTAATAAAATTATTCCTTTACTACAAGAATATTTTTATGAAGATTATGATAGGATTGGCTTAGTTTTAGGGGGAATAGGTAATTCTGAGATTGATAAGTTTATTGTATATAAAGAATCCATGAATCCAAACGACTTATTTAAAGACACTTCCGAATATGACTTTAATACAATAAATAAATATCATGTAAAAAGCGATATAACTGAAGCAGATATAAAGAGTATATATGAATAA
- a CDS encoding DUF6119 family protein: protein MKLTYYLFKSTVKKFEDTIISKKVTASNNFEELKITNEKLNFETKVFIQRNKTKEPKWLKFLENDAEILDKAELKNTVNSFIIILKIYKNDNEYFFGITGGMGFTGINKDKLESDFGLKVTLNCVNPSELKAVDVRNIDIKTRQKRIHINKGSRIDEFEFDFQQDIINLVSGKSKVEKIGKNLRGTASLNLDSDIRFEILGDKCRELLDLYQSEDYKEEFDFIDNMKLIKSKELKNTLFMCLWESIGDRDEKVILTYPDMIEYERCTNFKLMYNSKHKEVEDLDIKKLYDFLDELNINKYENYEKVKVVGLDEFGTPVTTTVSIKEFIVYEIKFEEKLYIFTLNDWYYIEENYYKVIQEEVNKIALMNDGFLHPIKKGESEGSYNERHNNDYFMLMDKDNFQIPKSKSKIEVCDLFSKENHFVCVKRETSSATLSHLFAQGSVSMDLLRNVPEYREKLTSSIDNKFKHLNYNINNFPYDKSIVVYAISTDKGEDIRKIIPFFSKVNLLQHVKRIKELGMDVRLFKIPIIK, encoded by the coding sequence GTGAAGTTAACATATTATTTATTTAAAAGCACAGTAAAGAAGTTTGAGGATACCATTATTAGTAAAAAGGTAACCGCTAGTAACAATTTTGAAGAATTAAAAATAACAAATGAAAAATTAAACTTTGAAACTAAGGTATTTATTCAAAGGAATAAGACAAAAGAGCCTAAATGGTTAAAATTTTTAGAGAACGATGCTGAAATTTTAGATAAGGCTGAATTAAAAAACACTGTAAATTCATTTATAATCATTTTAAAAATTTATAAAAATGACAATGAATATTTCTTTGGGATTACCGGTGGAATGGGATTTACAGGGATTAATAAAGATAAGTTAGAGAGTGATTTTGGACTAAAGGTAACATTGAACTGCGTTAATCCATCAGAATTAAAAGCAGTGGATGTGAGAAATATTGATATAAAAACAAGACAAAAAAGAATACATATTAATAAAGGCAGCAGAATTGATGAGTTTGAGTTTGATTTTCAACAAGATATTATTAATTTGGTATCAGGAAAAAGTAAGGTAGAGAAAATTGGAAAAAATTTAAGGGGAACAGCTTCTTTGAACTTGGATAGTGATATTAGGTTTGAAATTTTAGGAGACAAATGTAGAGAGTTGTTAGATCTATATCAAAGTGAGGATTATAAAGAGGAATTTGATTTTATAGATAATATGAAGCTAATTAAGAGTAAAGAATTAAAAAATACATTATTTATGTGCTTATGGGAAAGTATTGGTGATAGAGATGAAAAGGTAATACTAACATACCCTGACATGATTGAATACGAAAGATGCACTAATTTTAAATTAATGTATAATTCTAAGCATAAGGAAGTTGAAGATTTAGATATAAAAAAACTATATGATTTTTTAGATGAACTTAATATAAACAAATATGAAAATTATGAAAAAGTAAAAGTGGTTGGGTTGGATGAATTCGGAACTCCAGTAACAACAACTGTAAGTATCAAGGAATTTATTGTTTATGAAATCAAGTTTGAAGAAAAGTTATATATATTTACACTAAACGATTGGTACTATATCGAAGAAAATTATTATAAGGTTATTCAAGAGGAAGTAAATAAGATTGCTTTAATGAATGATGGTTTTTTACATCCTATAAAAAAAGGAGAGAGTGAAGGTTCATATAACGAGAGGCATAATAACGATTATTTTATGCTAATGGATAAAGATAATTTCCAAATACCTAAGTCTAAAAGTAAAATAGAAGTATGTGATTTATTTTCAAAAGAAAATCATTTTGTATGTGTGAAGAGGGAAACATCATCAGCTACTTTGAGTCATCTTTTCGCACAGGGATCTGTTTCTATGGATTTGTTAAGAAATGTTCCAGAATATAGAGAAAAACTTACAAGCTCAATAGATAATAAATTTAAGCATCTAAACTATAATATAAATAATTTTCCATACGATAAATCTATAGTGGTTTATGCCATATCAACAGATAAAGGTGAAGATATTAGAAAAATAATTCCATTCTTTAGTAAGGTTAATTTGTTACAACACGTAAAAAGAATTAAAGAATTAGGAATGGATGTACGATTATTTAAAATTCCAATAATTAAATAA
- a CDS encoding ThiF family adenylyltransferase: protein MKVIINPTLPLHIDKNHDGIRLGNLPVTGKIIEGIDKNLIFLLKQCIKPVDVNKLINLCVLESRIDRQNINETVNCLLNERYLVDYSDYCDILHNELFNRQVLFFSMFNSFSKATSMIKVMKEKRIVILGVGAIGCNVANQLIKAGINKLTLVDSDTVEYTNLHRQLLFKNSDVGSLKTDAAKRNLLEVNLNADIKTINIYINNEDNLEPIIKECDLVLCTMDKPTRNIVNNVCVRNDKSILFAGFSEYVGMIGPFIIPHKTACLKCIDSSINKNINKNINDMSINSDRIIPSFGPLCNCIASIATSEIIKYISGFTDSKLIGSTLMVDLINFKMELTPWHKNNECTICSK from the coding sequence ATGAAAGTAATTATAAATCCAACTTTACCTTTGCATATAGATAAAAATCATGATGGCATACGTCTTGGTAATTTGCCAGTAACAGGAAAAATAATAGAAGGAATTGATAAAAATTTAATATTTTTATTGAAACAGTGTATAAAGCCTGTTGATGTTAATAAATTGATAAATTTGTGTGTTTTAGAAAGTAGAATTGATAGACAGAACATTAATGAGACAGTTAATTGTCTACTAAATGAAAGATATTTGGTTGATTATTCTGATTACTGTGATATATTACACAATGAATTATTTAATAGGCAGGTATTATTTTTTTCTATGTTCAATAGTTTTTCCAAAGCTACTAGTATGATAAAAGTAATGAAAGAGAAGAGAATAGTTATTTTAGGAGTTGGAGCAATAGGATGTAATGTAGCAAATCAACTTATAAAAGCAGGCATAAATAAATTAACATTAGTTGATTCAGATACAGTAGAATATACAAATCTGCATAGACAATTATTATTTAAAAATAGTGATGTTGGTAGTTTAAAGACAGATGCAGCAAAAAGAAATTTATTAGAAGTTAATTTAAATGCAGATATAAAAACTATTAATATATATATAAATAATGAAGATAACTTAGAACCAATAATTAAAGAATGCGATTTAGTATTATGTACAATGGATAAGCCAACTAGGAATATAGTAAATAACGTATGCGTTAGAAATGATAAATCTATTCTTTTTGCAGGATTTTCTGAATATGTTGGTATGATTGGACCATTTATCATTCCTCATAAAACTGCATGTTTAAAATGTATTGATAGTAGTATTAATAAGAATATTAATAAGAATATTAATGATATGTCTATAAATTCAGATAGAATAATTCCATCATTTGGACCACTTTGTAATTGCATTGCTAGTATAGCTACATCAGAAATAATAAAATATATTTCAGGTTTTACTGATTCGAAATTAATTGGATCAACACTAATGGTTGATTTAATTAATTTTAAAATGGAACTAACACCATGGCACAAAAATAATGAATGTACCATATGTAGCAAATAA